A section of the Ruania halotolerans genome encodes:
- a CDS encoding MFS transporter, with product MPRLLADTAPLRIAAFRRLWWGLGVSNLGTQLTAVAVGLQVYALTGSTLAVGILGIFALVPLVVLGLYGGALVDHFDRRRVALVASSALFVVTALLALQAWLHVESVELLYALVALQSAASAVNNPARSAIIPRLVPITQLAAANALQTLAWNVALTVGPLLGATLVAWQGFQVAYTLDVLLFSASLYALWRLPDLPPQHSDVASSAGEGDPEGVPPAKRRVAGWSSVRDGLRYLGTRPNLRMTFLLDLSAMILAMPRVLFPAVGVLLIGGGEATTGVLTAAIAVGAVLASVLSGGLAGVRAQGKVIVGAIAVFALAVIGFGVVLLLVGETSPDHVIGWALVAAVVLLAVAGAADSISSIFRQTILQAATPDAMRGRLQGVFVVVVAGGPRLGDVLVGAEASWFGEGMAAVIGGTLCVLAITVLAVTQRKFLAYDGAHPSP from the coding sequence GTGCCCCGTCTGCTCGCCGATACCGCGCCATTGCGGATCGCGGCGTTCCGCCGGCTGTGGTGGGGGCTCGGTGTCTCCAACCTCGGAACGCAACTGACGGCGGTCGCCGTCGGCCTGCAGGTCTATGCGCTGACCGGATCCACCCTGGCGGTCGGAATCCTCGGGATCTTCGCCCTCGTCCCGTTAGTGGTGCTCGGCTTGTACGGCGGTGCGCTGGTGGACCATTTCGATCGACGCCGGGTGGCCTTGGTTGCCTCGAGCGCACTGTTCGTGGTGACGGCGCTGCTCGCGCTCCAGGCATGGCTGCACGTGGAGTCGGTGGAGCTGCTGTACGCGCTGGTGGCGTTGCAGTCGGCGGCGAGCGCGGTGAACAACCCGGCCCGTTCGGCGATCATTCCCCGCTTGGTACCGATCACCCAGCTGGCGGCCGCGAACGCACTGCAGACTCTCGCCTGGAACGTGGCACTCACCGTGGGGCCGCTACTGGGCGCCACCCTCGTGGCATGGCAGGGCTTCCAAGTGGCCTACACCCTCGATGTGCTGCTGTTCTCGGCCTCGCTGTACGCCCTGTGGCGCCTGCCTGATCTACCACCGCAACACTCCGACGTCGCGAGTTCGGCTGGTGAGGGCGACCCGGAAGGCGTGCCGCCTGCGAAGCGCCGGGTGGCCGGATGGAGCTCCGTGCGCGATGGCCTGCGCTACCTCGGAACCAGGCCGAACCTGCGGATGACGTTCCTGCTCGACCTGAGCGCGATGATCCTGGCCATGCCGCGGGTGCTCTTCCCCGCCGTAGGCGTGCTGCTCATCGGTGGTGGAGAGGCGACGACGGGCGTCCTCACAGCGGCGATCGCCGTCGGCGCAGTGCTGGCGAGTGTGCTCTCCGGCGGGCTCGCCGGTGTGCGGGCCCAGGGCAAGGTCATCGTTGGCGCCATCGCGGTGTTTGCGCTCGCGGTGATCGGGTTCGGCGTCGTCCTGCTGCTGGTCGGTGAGACCTCGCCGGACCACGTGATCGGCTGGGCGCTGGTGGCCGCCGTCGTGCTTCTCGCCGTGGCAGGGGCCGCAGATTCGATCTCCTCCATCTTCCGCCAGACGATCCTGCAGGCGGCCACACCCGATGCCATGCGTGGGCGTTTGCAAGGGGTATTCGTGGTGGTGGTGGCCGGTGGGCCGCGCCTCGGCGATGTGTTGGTGGGCGCGGAGGCCTCCTGGTTCGGTGAGGGGATGGCTGCCGTGATCGGCGGGACCCTGTGCGTGCTGGCCATCACTGTGCTCGCAGTGACGCAGCGGAAGTTCCTCGCTTACGACGGCGCCCACCCGAGCCCGTAG
- a CDS encoding DNA-3-methyladenine glycosylase I, producing the protein MTSIITGADGRARCVWVGADPDYERYHDQEWGYPLRGDRPLFEKMALEGFQAGLSWITILRKRPRFREAFAGFEPTAVARFGESDIERLMADPGIVRNRAKILATIANAQIVQTMAEGELDALMWSFAPDGTSRARPRSFADVPAVTPESTAMSKALRKRGFRFVGPTTMYALMQSAGMVDDHIEGCWRAS; encoded by the coding sequence ATGACTTCGATCATCACCGGCGCGGACGGTCGCGCCCGCTGCGTCTGGGTCGGCGCGGACCCCGACTACGAGCGGTACCACGACCAGGAATGGGGATACCCGCTCCGCGGTGATCGGCCGCTGTTCGAGAAGATGGCGCTGGAGGGATTTCAGGCCGGACTCTCGTGGATCACGATCCTGCGCAAGCGCCCCCGGTTTCGTGAGGCATTCGCGGGCTTCGAGCCCACGGCCGTGGCGCGGTTCGGCGAGAGCGACATCGAACGCCTGATGGCCGACCCCGGGATCGTGCGCAACCGCGCGAAGATCCTCGCCACGATCGCGAACGCGCAGATCGTGCAGACGATGGCCGAGGGCGAACTGGATGCGTTGATGTGGTCCTTCGCGCCGGACGGCACGTCTCGAGCCCGACCCCGCTCGTTCGCTGACGTGCCCGCCGTGACACCGGAATCGACGGCGATGAGCAAGGCGTTGCGCAAGCGTGGTTTCCGATTCGTCGGCCCGACGACGATGTATGCGCTCATGCAGTCGGCGGGCATGGTGGATGACCACATCGAAGGATGCTGGCGAGCAAGCTAA
- a CDS encoding aromatic acid exporter family protein, with the protein MSADPAPHTRHRHPPSAVRWVCARVRTGAFVTDVLQIIKCTLAATVAWWLTAVVLDSQMPFLAPWTALLAVHATVYRSLTRGIQTAVATGLGVGMAYLIGTLFDEVSLWSFALAVFLGMAGSRLTWLRAEGVAIATTAIFVLGGGFDDQAPLLGDRLLEVGIGVGVGLVVNFLVVPPLRDRQAASYVDSINRRLGRVLIQMADELENSWDTDRAQEWVAATESMDEELTTAWGTIRYARESARVNPRAYVPWAHRARRREGRGKEEADEIGYDEILSRVGEGISHLRHLARTIRESTYAESQWDDDFRREWAATVRDTGHAVADPHAVVEPIADRLDALARRFSGEDGLPSGELWPVYGSLVTSMRHIATVVDDVASAREARDSSRPNPTA; encoded by the coding sequence ATGAGTGCTGACCCCGCGCCGCACACCAGGCACCGTCATCCACCCTCGGCCGTCCGCTGGGTGTGCGCCCGCGTGCGGACCGGTGCCTTCGTGACCGACGTGCTGCAGATCATCAAGTGCACGCTTGCTGCCACCGTGGCCTGGTGGCTCACAGCGGTCGTGTTGGATTCGCAGATGCCGTTCCTCGCGCCATGGACGGCACTACTGGCGGTGCACGCCACGGTGTACCGGTCGTTGACCCGAGGCATTCAGACGGCGGTGGCTACCGGTCTCGGCGTGGGGATGGCCTACCTCATCGGCACACTGTTCGACGAGGTCAGCCTGTGGTCATTCGCGCTCGCGGTGTTCCTGGGTATGGCGGGATCCCGATTGACCTGGTTGCGCGCTGAGGGGGTGGCGATCGCCACGACCGCGATCTTCGTACTCGGCGGTGGATTCGACGACCAAGCGCCGTTGTTGGGCGACCGGTTGCTCGAGGTGGGGATCGGCGTCGGGGTGGGCCTGGTGGTGAACTTCCTGGTCGTACCTCCGCTACGGGACCGGCAAGCGGCGAGTTACGTGGACAGCATCAATCGCCGGCTGGGCCGGGTGCTGATCCAGATGGCCGATGAGCTCGAGAACTCGTGGGACACCGACAGGGCGCAGGAGTGGGTAGCCGCGACCGAGTCGATGGATGAGGAGCTCACGACCGCCTGGGGCACCATCCGCTATGCCCGCGAGAGTGCGCGGGTCAACCCTCGCGCGTACGTCCCGTGGGCCCACCGAGCGCGTCGCCGAGAGGGCCGGGGCAAGGAGGAGGCCGACGAGATCGGTTATGACGAGATCCTCAGCCGTGTCGGCGAAGGGATCTCGCATCTGCGCCACCTCGCGCGGACGATTCGGGAATCGACCTATGCCGAGAGTCAATGGGACGACGACTTCCGCCGCGAGTGGGCCGCAACTGTGCGCGACACCGGCCACGCGGTGGCAGACCCGCACGCCGTGGTGGAGCCGATCGCCGACCGTCTCGATGCGCTGGCACGGCGATTCTCGGGAGAGGACGGGCTGCCCTCCGGTGAACTGTGGCCGGTCTATGGATCGTTGGTGACGAGCATGCGCCATATCGCCACGGTGGTCGATGACGTCGCTTCTGCGCGAGAGGCCCGGGACAGCTCAAGGCCCAACCCGACGGCGTAG